The Lolium rigidum isolate FL_2022 chromosome 2, APGP_CSIRO_Lrig_0.1, whole genome shotgun sequence genomic interval CATGTACTATAACAAAATAATAATAGtagtagtaataataataatatattattattattattaaccTGTAGTAAATCTAGCCACACATAGCATGCAGAAACGATTGGATTTGTTCGTCAGAATATTTAGGTGACACGGGTAAAATTCAAACGAAATAGCAATATGTGTGTGACACATAGAGTGTACACTAAGTCACTAACTCATGAGGCCTGGCCAAATCGTATACTAATCTTGATTGCAAACCTTTTGAGTTTAACAACAAGGCCCTATAAAAAGGCAGTAACGCGCCACACGTACAGACATGTTCTACAAAAATTGCTTTCAGACTCACAGGTCGCAGCAGATAGGGCGAAAACAGAAACGTGCATAGCCTGGATTTTCAGCAAGCCAACCAACGATAAGCCAACCAGTTGATAACACGCATGTCCGTAGAGCTCCCGTAACCAACCAGTCCGTAGCTATAGAATTATTGATAAAAAAGGGCCAAATCGTTAGTTTAGCAACTAGTAATCTACTGCCGACCACTCGATCCCTGCTGCGCACTATCTACTATCCATTCGAGCTGTGTCCTCCTTATAAAGCCAAACAAGAACCACCACCTTACGTACAAGCACAAATCGTCCTCCAATCTCCATGGCCACAAAGCTCCAGTGGTTGCCATTGCCACGGCTCCTGTTCATCCTCTCCACTCTCTTCTTCGTTGGGCAAATCGCCGCCGCCTTGCCATGGATTGAGTCCCACCAACGATACCTCGACCAGCCCTCTGGCCTCTACCCCGTCGTGCTGCTGCCGGGAAGCAGCTGCAGCCAGATCGAGGTTCGCCTCACCGATGCTTACGAGCCGCCGTCGCCGGTCTGCGAGGCGCTCAAGCGCGACGGCCGGTGGTCCCTGCTATATAAGAACATCACTGCTCCTGATGCTGAAGTCCCGTGCTTCGCCGATCAGCTGCGCCTGGTCTATGACCACGCCAGCGGTGACTACCGCAACGCGCGCGGCGTCGAGACCCGCCCCCTCTCCTTCGGCTCcacccgcggcttcctcgccaaCGAACCTGCCGACAGGTAAGTAATTATCCAAAACTAATTCATCTCTACTACTAATTCTCTATAAGTCGTCACTTCATGAACAAACTTGCAAAGCAGGGAGCTGTGCATGGGGAAGCTGGTCGAGGCGTTGGAGCGAGAGGGGTACCGCGACGGCGAGTCCCTCTTCGGCGCTCCGTACGACTTCCGGCACGCACCCGCTGCGGAGGGACAGGCGAACAGGGAGCTCTcccggttccggcgtgcgctcaggGCGCTCGTTGAGCGCGCGAGCAGGGCGAACGGGGACAAGGCGGTCGTCCTCGTCTCGCACAGCCAGGGCGGCTACTTCACCATGGACTTCCTCAGACGGAGCCCGCTATCATGGCGCAGGCGGTTCGTGAAGCACTACGTGATGGCGTCCACGGGCGCCGGCGGGTTCGTGGTGTCGATGCAGTTCTTCACCTCCACTGGCGACTCATCTTCCAGCTCCCCTCCATCGCCTGCAACCGCCATGTCGCTGCCCAGCGTTGGCAGGACCTTGCCCAGCAGGTTCACCGCGCTGCCGTCTCCCATGGCTTTCAGCGACGACACGCCGTTGGTGGTCACGCGGAACAAGAGCTACGCCGCACGCGACATGTCTGCATTCCTGGCGGCTGCCGGGCTACCTCCCGACATGGTACGGCTCTACGAGACACGGGAGCTCCCCGTGGCGCTGAACCTCGGGGCGCCGTTGGTGCCCGTGACGTGCGTCAACGGCGTCGGGGTGCCGACGACGGAGATGCTGGTGTATAGAGACGGCCTCGACGGCACCCCGGAGGTGACCTACGGAGACGGCGACGGGGTCGTGAACCTGGCCAGCATAGTGGCGCTTGACAAGGTGATCGGTGGAGACCCGAGGCAGGAGTACTACAGGTCCGTCAGGATTGCCAACATGTCTCACCGCGGCGTCGTCTCGGATCCTGTTGCTCTGCGGCGAATGGTCCATGAGATTCTTGCGGCCACTAGCGCCGAGGATACACGTGTGATCTAGCTTGCCTAGGATAACGCTGCCTGCATGAACAAACACCTGAAATAAATGAAGAAAATGAGCAAACATTTAATAACAAGCCCCATAGTATAAATTGGGAAATGAGAAAAACAGAATTAGAATAAAGTATCATGATTGAGGGGAATTCTATGTATGCTTAAAGTTGGATATATCTATTTTAACTCTAATGCAAATATAGAATTAATGTGACTAATTCTCTCCGTCGACTGAGAATTAAGATAAGATATGTCATCAAACTTCCGTTGCAACTCAAGTTGCAACTAATGGTTAAGCATGAACCACGAAATAATCGAACGGTTCAGGGCATTTGCGGCCACTAGCGCCGAGTATACACGCGTGATGTAGCTTGCCTATGATAACGCTGGCTGCATGAGCAAACACCTGAAATAAATGAAGAAAATGGGCAAACATCTAATAACAAGCCCCATAGTATAAATGGGCAATGAGAAAACCAGAATTAGAATAAAGTAGGTGTTTCATGATTAAGGAGAATTGTATGTATGTATGAAGTTGGATATATCTATTTTGTCTCTAATACAAATGTAGGATGTGACTAATTCTCTCTGTCGACTGAGGAGTAAGATAAGATATGTCATCCAATTTCGGTGCAATTCAAGTTGGAACTAATAACTAAGAACAAATCACGAAGTAATCGAATGGTCCATGGCATTTGCAACTCATTGCAAATACCTCCCCGACAAATTGGACTGAGAATCAGCTGTATATAGTTGCACTCTCAAGTGGGTTATATGCTTACGTTGAATCCACACCACCGCAACTCTACTGTTTCTACCCCTATTTGCTGATTGACCAGAAGGCAGGAAATGATTCTCATTTAACAAAGGTTACCTTTATGAATGGAAGCCTCGAGCTATTTGGGCAGCCAGGCGCGCCAACCTCATTTAAAGATCACATTGCCACCATCTGGATCCACCCGGTACATGAGACTAGAGTCAGAAGGACAACTGAGGCTTAATGGATTGCCTGATGGAGAAGTACCCATTGTATTGTCTGACGCAATGAACATGAATGATTGTGCTTATCCAACAGTCTGTGGGGAGTACGGCATATGCACTGCCGGCCAATGTGCTT includes:
- the LOC124689538 gene encoding lecithin-cholesterol acyltransferase-like 1, with translation MMSSPSVPPVHVSSHDHERDFSCRASVDIISGCDDDEFPLFFNRAVFGNIAFTGLRLSLSFYSQTRTTTLRTSTNRPPISMATKLQWLPLPRLLFILSTLFFVGQIAAALPWIESHQRYLDQPSGLYPVVLLPGSSCSQIEVRLTDAYEPPSPVCEALKRDGRWSLLYKNITAPDAEVPCFADQLRLVYDHASGDYRNARGVETRPLSFGSTRGFLANEPADRELCMGKLVEALEREGYRDGESLFGAPYDFRHAPAAEGQANRELSRFRRALRALVERASRANGDKAVVLVSHSQGGYFTMDFLRRSPLSWRRRFVKHYVMASTGAGGFVVSMQFFTSTGDSSSSSPPSPATAMSLPSVGRTLPSRFTALPSPMAFSDDTPLVVTRNKSYAARDMSAFLAAAGLPPDMVRLYETRELPVALNLGAPLVPVTCVNGVGVPTTEMLVYRDGLDGTPEVTYGDGDGVVNLASIVALDKVIGGDPRQEYYRSVRIANMSHRGVVSDPVALRRMVHEILAATSAEDTRVI